CCGCGATCGCCGCCGTGCTCTTACCGGACGGCTCCGCCGCGCCCGAGCGTTCCGACCAGAGCCAGAGCGGCGCCGACCCGGACTTCGCCGAGGTGTGGGCGGGTGGGCGCAGCCCGGTCGAGGTGGAGCCGGTCCCGACGCTGACGCCGCTGGTGGAGCGGGGCACGGGCACGCCGGTGTTCTGCTTCCACTGGGGCGCGGGCAATGTGCGGTTCCTGCGCGACGTGGTGGACACCTTCCGCGGTGACCGCCCCGTGTACGGCGTGGAGTCGGTGGGCATGTGGAGCCGGGAACGGCCGTCGCTCTCGATCGTGGAGATGTCCACCCGGTACCTGCGGGAGATCCGCGAGGTGCAGCCGCACGGCCCATACCTGCTGGTCGGCCCGTGCGCGGGTGGGCGCATCGCGTTCGAGATCGCCCGCCAGCTGGAAGAGGTCGGTGAAGAGGTCGCGGTGCTCGCGCTGGTGAACGCGATGCCGCCGGGCACGAACGAGCTGGACGCGGGCTGGGGCCTGCGGGACTACTACGACTTCCGGCTGGCGTCGCTGCGCCAGCAGTTCGGGGTGCCGAACCTGGGCGCCGACCGCGAGCGCGTGATGGAGCGCATGGTCGAGACCGCGAAGATCGACGCGGGGATGGACCCGGCGGACCTGCACTGGCGGCAGGCCGTGTGGGCGGCCGGGAACTTCGCGCAGGAGCACTACGAGCCACGCCCCTACGGCGGTCATGCGATGATCTTCCAGGTCGCGCAGAGCGCCGACCGCGAGGACGCCGACTGGGGTCGCGTCATCGCCAGTACCGAGGTGCGCACGTTCGACGCTCCGGACACGCTGCCGCTGCTGCGCGATCCGTCCTTCGCCGAGATCCTGGCGAAGAAGCTAGCCGAGTTTCCTGCCTGACAGAGTTCCCTGGCTAGCAGAGTTCCCGGCCGGCAGAGTTCCCGGCCTGGCAGACTTCCCGGGCTGACGACGTGAACCGCCCTATCCGAGCAAGGTGACAGTGCCTGTGGGAAATAACCGAGTCCGCTCCGCGATCCGGACGTGGGCGGTGGAGATGGTGCCGAACGAGGGACTGGCCCGCCGGCTCGCGGTGCTGGCGGTGGTCCAGGCCTTCGGCTTCGGGGTCTTCCTGACCTCCAGCGCCATCTTCTTCACCCAGACCATCGGGCTGAGCGCGACCGAGGTGGGCATCGGGCTGTCGGTGGCCAACGTGTTCGGCCTGCTGTTCGCCGTGCCGATCGGCAAGCTCGCCGACCGGTACGGGGCACGGCACCTGCTGCTGGGCACGTACCTCGCGCTGGCGGTGCTGTTCGCCTGCTACAGCCTGGTCGGCGGTTTCATCAGCTTCGTCGTGCTCACGAGCCTGATCTCGATCGGCGAGACGTCGTCCAACCCGTTGCGGATGACGTTGACCCGGGCGAGTTTCCCGCAGGAGGAGCAGGTCCGCGTCGGCTCGCAGATGCGCAGCCTGTTCAACGTGGGCTTCATGGTCGGCGCGATGATCGCGGGCGCCGCGCTGACGGTGGGCAACCGCCCCGCCTTCTACGGCGTGATCGCGTTCACCGCGGCGGCGCAGGCGTTCTGCGCGGTGATCACGTGGCGGCTGAACTCGCCGCCGCACGTCCGGGTGCGGCAGGACGGTCCGGTGAAGTCGCGGTCCGGCCTGCGGGACGTCCGTTTCGTCGGACTTGCCCTGCTGTGCGGCGTCTTGGAGCTGTTCCAGCCGATTCTCATCGTCGGGCTGCCGCTGTGGATCATCACGTCGACCGGTGCGCCGGCCGGGATCAACGCGGTGCTGCTGGTGGTTGACACGGCGCTGGTGTTCCTGCTCCAGGTGGCGTTGAGCCGGGGCGCCGAGACGCCCGCGGGTTCGGCCCGGATCCTGCGCCGGTCCGGTGTGCTGCTCGCGGTGTGCTGCGTGATCTTCGCGCTGTCGCAGGACACCGGCGCGTCGATCGCCGTGCCGCTGCTGCTGGTCGGGACCGTGGCGTTGGTGCTGGGCGAGATCAGCCACGCCGTGGGCGCCTTCGGCCTGTCCCTGCACCTGCCGCCGCCGGGGCGTCAGGGCGAGTACCAGGGCGTTTTCGCGCTCGGGCGTGGGGTTCAGCAGACCGTCGGCCCGTTCCTGGTCACCACGTTGGCGGTGGGGCTCGGTCGGCCCGGGTGGGGCGTGCTGGCCGTCATGTTCCTGGTGGCGGGCCTGCTGACCGTTCCGCTCACGCGCAGTGCCGAACGCGCGATCGAGGCCCGGACGCCGAAGTCCGCGCCTGACGCGGTCGTGTGAGCCGGCGTCCGTGACGCAGCCCGAGCGGAGTTGGAACGACACCCGGCGGCCTTACCCAGCGGGCCAGAGCGTGCACGCGATCGTCCGTGACGTGGCTCGGGCGCGTCCTGACGCGGTCGCGCTGGTCCACGGCGGCACGACGGTCCGGTACGGCGAGCTGGACCGGGCGGCCGACGGACATGCCACGCGGTTGGCGGCGCTCGGCGTCGGGCGCGGTGACGTCGTGCCCGTGCTGCTGCCCAGGAGCGCCACGCTGATCACGACGATGCTCGGCATCCTGAAGGTGGGCGCCGCCTACGCGCTGCTGGACGTCCACTGGCCGGACGGGCGGGTCCAGGAGGTCTTGGACCAGCTGGACGCGCGTCTGGTGGTGGCTTCGGCCGAGGTGTCCGGACGCACGACGTGGACGCCGCCGGCCACGCTCGACGCCGCCACGCTCGACGCCGGACCGGCGGACTTCGAGCCGGTGGAGGTCGACGGCGGCGATCCGTGCTGCGTGTTCTTCACCTCGGGCACGACCGGCCGCGCCAAGTGCGTGCTGACCCCGCACCGCGCGATCGTGCGCCTGTTCCGGCCGGGCTCGTTCGCCCGGTTCGACGCCGACACCGTGGTGCCGCAGGCCGCTCCCCAGCCGTGGGACGGGTTCGCGCTGGAACTGTGGTCGGTGCTCCTGTCCGGCGGCACGTCGTTGCTGGTGGACGAGCCGTACCTGTCGGCCCAGACGCTGCGGGACGGCGTCGCCCGGCACGGCGTGGACACCGCCTGGATCACCAGCAGCCTGTTCAACATGATCGTGGACGAGGACCCGGCCGCCTTCCGCGGCATGGGCCAGGTGATGATCGGCGGCGAGCGGCTGTCCGCGCCGCACGTGCGCCGGTTCCTGGCGGCCCACCCGGACATCGTGCTGCTCAACGGTTACGGGCCGGTGGAGAGCACGGTCTTCGCCACGACGCACCGCATCAGCGCCGCCGACTGCGACCGGCCGACCGGCATCCCGATCGGCCGTCCCGTGCCCGACACGCAGGTGCACGTCCTGGACGGGACGCGGCCGTGCGAGGTCGGGGAGACCGGGGAGCTGTGCGTCGCCGGTGACGGCTTGGCCATCGGCTACCTCGGCGCGGACGACGCGACCGCGGAGAAGTTCGTGGAAGTGACCATCGACGGCGTCCCCACCCGGGTCTACCGCACGGGGGACACCGGGTGGTGGGACGCCGACGGTCTGCTGCACTACGCCGGCCGCCGCGACCGGCAGGTGAAGGTCCGGGGCCACCGGGTCGAACCGGCCGAGATCGAACGGCAGGTCGAGCGGGCGCTCGGGGCGCGGCGCTGTGTGGTGCTCCCCCGCCGTGACGCGGCCGGGACGGTCGACGGGCTGGTGGCGTTCTGCGTGCCCGCCGTCGACGGTGACCCGCTCGTCGGCGCGCGGGACGCGCTGAGCGGCGTGGTGGTCCACTACCACCTGCCGGACGTGGTGCTCGCGGTCGCCGAGTTCCCGTTGACGGGCAATGGAAAGCTCGATGAAGACGCCCTGCTCGCGTTGGTGCCGGACAGTGCCGTGTACGTCGGCGGCCTTGCGGGCGAACAGGACCCGCTTGTCGTCCAGGTCGCGCGGGTCTTCGCCGCGGTGCTCGACCAGGCCGAGGTGTCACCGGACGTGGCCTTCACCGCCTTGGGCGGCACGTCGCTCGGCGCGGGCCGGGTGTGCGCCCGGCTGGCGGCGGAACTGGGACGTCCGGTGCCGGTGTCCCGGCTGCTCGGGAACCCGACGGCGCGGGCGTTGGCCGGTTGGCTCCGTTCGACCGGTGAAACCGGGGGCGAGGACACCGCGCCGCCCGTCGACGTGCCGCTTTCGCCCATGCAGGTCGGTTTCCTGACCCGGCACCTGCTCGAACCGGACGACCGGTCGGGGCACTGCCTGGGCACCTGGATCGTGGACGGCGACCTCGACCGGCAGGCGATGAACGCCGCGCTCGCCCGCGTCCACCACCGGCACGAAGCGCTGCGCGCGGCCTACTCCCCCGGCCGGAAGCCGTTCGCCAAGGCGGTGGACGTGCCCGCGCCCGAGCTGACCGTCATGGACGAGGCCCCCTCGGTCGACGCGGCGGTGTCGGCGTTACGGGCCGAGTTACGTCAGCAGCTCGACCTCCGTGACGGCCGGGTGTGGCGGGCGGCGTTGGTGCCGCTGTCAGGGCAGGGCGGCGTCTTCGGGTACGTGGTGCACCACATCGCCTTCGACGGCTGGTCCGAGGCCGTCTTCGCGCGGGACCTCGCCGCCGCCTACCGGGGCGGGCTGGACCACGCGCCCGGACTCGCGGACACGTGGTCCCTCCGGCAGGACTACCTCCGGCACGCCGACCTCGAACGCCAACGCGCGTGGGCCAAGGAGGAACTGCGCGACCTGCCGCAGCTCGTGTACCCCGTCGGCCCGGACGCCCCTGATCACGAGCCGGGACGGGTCGAGGAAGTGCTCACGCCGGCCGACGTCGCCGTGCTGGACGCGGCGGCCGACGCGGCGGGCGTGACCAGGTTCGTCGCGCTGTTGGCGGCCTACGGGCGTGCCCTGGCCGAGCTGTCCGGGCAGGACGACTTCGCCGTCGGCGTCCCGGTGGCGCAGCGGGCCGACCACAGGCTGCACGACGTCGTCGGGTGTCACGTAGACCTCGTGTGCGTCCGGCTGCGCGGTGACGCCGGGTCGTTGACGCACGTGGGCGATCTGGTCCGGCGGGCGTTCGAGGCGCAGGACGTGGGCTTCGGCGAGGTCGTGCGCCTGGTGAACCCGCCGAGGTCCAGCCGCACCCCGCTGTTCCAGAACCTGTTCGCCTACCAGGACAACACGCCACCCGACCTGCCCCTGGACGACGTGGCGACGCGGTTCCTCCGGCAGCCCTACCTCGGCCTGCCCACCGAGGTCCAGACCGACGTGTGGCCGACCGACGACGGCGGGCTGCGCGTGGTCGTCGGCTTCCTGCCGGCGGCGGTCGCCGTCGGCTTCGCCGATGACCTCGCCAAGCGGTTCGCCGACCTCGTCCGTGCCCGACCCGAGACCCCTGAGGACGCCTCGTGACCACCGCTGCGCGCCGGCTCACCGGCATCAGTACCGATGTCGGCTCGCTCACCGAACTCTTCCGGCGGGTGGCCGCGGGGCAACCCGACGCCATCGCGGTGGTCGACGGTGACGAGACCGTCGACTACGCCGGACTCGACGCCGCCTCCGACCGGCTCGCCGCGAGCCTCGCGCACGCCGGCGTCCGGCCTGGCGATCTCGTCGGCCTGCTGCTGGAACGGTCCGCGGACATCCCGATCGGCATCCTGGGCGTGCTCAAGGCCGGCGCCGCCTACGTTCCGCTGGACCCGGCCTACCCGGCCGAACGGATCCGGTACATGGTGGCCGACGCCGGTGTGCGGGTGGTCGCGGGCGACCCGGCGCTGGCCGAAAGCCTCGACCTGCCCGGCATTCCGGTGCTCCCGGTGCGGACCGCCGAGGTCGGACCGGTGCCCGCGCCGACGACCACCGAGGCCGATCCGGCGTACGTCATCTACACGTCCGGGTCCACCGGGAAGCCCAAGGGCTGCCTGGTCTCCCACGGCAACGTGCTGGCGTTGCTGCGGGCGGCGCTGCCGCTGTTCGACGTGTCCGAGTCGGACCGGTGGGCGCTGTTCCACTCGTTCAACTTCGACGTGTCCGTGTGGGAGTTCTGGGCGGCCATGGCCAGCGGGGCGACCACCGTGACCGTCCCGCAGCGCATCGCGCAGTCCCCCGCCGACTTCCTCGCCCTGCTCGCGGCGGAACGGGTCACCGTGCTCGGGCAGGTGCCGTCGGTGTTCCGGTCCCTGGCCAAGACGTACGCGGACGGGGAGCCGCCGGAGTTGGCCCTCCGGTACCTGGTGTTCGCCGGCGAGTCGGTGGACCTAGACGTGATCAGCGCCTTCCTGGACGGGTACCGGGGCGCCGCACCCGTCGCCGTGAACATGTACGGGCCGACCGAGACGACGGTCTACGCCACGCACCGCGTGCTCACCGCCGAGGACTTCACCGGCCGGGTGCGGTCCCCGATCGGGGCGGCCCTGCCGCACCTGACCATCGAGATCCGGGACGAGCACGCGACCGTGCTGCCAGACGGCGAGGTCGGCGAGATGTGGATCGCCGGGGCGGGCGTCGCCGCCGGGTACCTGCACCGCCCCGAGCTCACCGCCGAACGGTTCGTCACGGCGACCGGCCCCAGCGGTCCGACCAGGTACTACCGGACCGGCGACCTGGCCCGGAAGCTGGCCGACGGCGCGCTGGAGTACATCGGGCGCAACGACCAGCAGGTCAAGCTGCGCGGCTACCGGATCGAACTGGACGAGGTCGCGGCGGCCCTGCGCGGCCACGAAGCGGTGCGGGACGTCGCGGTGACGGTCGTCAGCACCCCGGCGGGTGCCCAGTTCCTCGTCGCCTGCGTCGTGCCGATGCCGGGCGCCCCGGAGAAGCCAGCGGCGGTCCTGCGCGAGCACGCCGCCGGAATCCTGCCCCGCTACATGGTCCCGGACCGCTACCTGCTCGTCCCGGCGCTGCCGCTCACCGGCTCCGGCAAGTTGGACCGCGACGCGCTGCGCGAGCTGGCCACGCCCCGCCGTCCGGCCTCCAGATAGCCGGCGGGGCGACCATGGACGACGCGGCCAGACTGGCGGACGAACTGTTCGACGTCATGCTCGACACCGATCCGGTGAACGCGACCCTGCTGGGCATCCCGGGCCGCGACCACCTGCTGAACGACCTGAGCGAGGAGGCCCAGGAGGCCACCGCCGCCCGGTTGCAGGACATCGCAGCGCGCGCTCATAGTCTGGACCGGCAGACGATGAGCGCGGAGGACCGGCGGACGATCGCCGTGGTCGTGCACCAGACCGACGCGGAGCTGAACCGCATCCGGTCCCGCGCGGCCGAGTTCACCGTGACCGACCTGTTCATCGCGCCTGCGGCGGAACTGCTGGTCATGGTGCCGATGGCCGCCCTTCCCGACGCCGAGCGCGCGGAGGCGTACCTGGACCGGCTGGCGGCGATCCCCGCCTACCTGGACCAGGCGGCCGAGCGGCACCGGATGGGCGTCGAGACGGGACGGGTCCCGGTGACGCGCCTGGTCGAGGCGGCCGTCCGCCAGCTCGACGGCTACCTGACCCAGGCGGTCGACCCGTTCACCACGCCGACGCCGGACGTGCCGCCACCGCGCTTCGCCGACCGGCGGGACAAGGTGCTCGCGGAGGCGGTCCGGCCGGCGTTCGCGCGGTACCGGCAGGTGCTCGCCGAGGAGGTCGCGCCGCACGGCCGGTCGGTCGACCAGCCCGGCCTGTGCTGGCTGCCGAACGGCAAGGACACCTATGCGGCGCTGGCGCGCGATCACACCACCACGGACCTGCCGCCGGAGGAGCTGCACGAGACCGGTCGGCACCGGATGGACGCCCTGACCAGGGAGTACGTCGACATCGGCGGCCGGGCGCTTGGCGTCACGGACTTCCCGGCGATCCTGGCCCGGCTGCGCGACGACCGCTCGTTGCGCTGGAAGGACGCCGACGAACTGCTCGCGGCGGCCCGGACCGCGATCGCCCGCGCCGAGGAGGCCGCGCCGCGCTGGTTCGGCCGGTTGCCCACGCGGTCATGCGTGGTGGCAGCCGCGCCCGAGTCGGCCGGTGGTGGCGGGCCGGCCGGGTACTACGTGCCGCCGTCGATGGACGGCGCCAAACCCGGCACGTACTACGCGAACACCAGCCGGGCCGAGGAGCGGGACCGCTACGGCATCGAGGCGATCGCGTTCCACGAGGCCGTCCCGGGGCACCACCTGCAACTTTCCCTCGCGCAGGAGCTCACCGGGCTGCCGATGCTGCGGCGGACCGGCGTGCTGACCGCGTACGCGGAGGGCTGGGGCCTGTACGTCGAGCGGCTGGCCGACGAGATGGGGCTGTACTCCGACCACGTCGCCCGGCTCGGCATGCTCTCGGCCGACTCCCGGCGGACCGCGCGGTTGGTGGTGGACACCGGGCTGCACGCGTTCGGGTGGACGCGGGAGCAGGCGGTGTCCTACCTGGTGGAGAACACCACCCGGCCCCGGGTGGAGATCGAGTCCGATGTGGACAGGTTCATCGCGCTGCCGGGGCAGGCCCTGGCGTACACCGTCGGCCAGCTCGAGTTCCAGCGCATCCGCGCGAACGCAGAACGGGCGCTGGGCGCGCGCTTCGACGTCCGCCGGTTCCACGACGTGGTGCTCGGCAGCGGCTCACTACCGCTGCCCGTGCTGGCCGACACCGTCGCCGAGTGGGCGAACGTCGAAGCTGGGCTCGGTGAGCCCGGACCGGAACGACAGGCCCAGTAGGCTGGGTAGCAGACCCCCGGATCCGCCGACCTTAGGGACCACGCACTGTGAACGTCGAGTCGATCCGCGAGGACTTCCCGATCCTCCGTCGCAGGCTGGCCGACGACCAGCCCCTCGTCTACCTCGACAGCGCGAACACCTCGCAAAAGCCCTGGCAGGTCATCGACGCCATCGCCGAGCACTACAGGTGCCACAACGCGAACGTCGCGCGCACCGTCCACCAGCTGGGCGAGGAGGCGACGGCCGCGTACGAGCTGGGGCGGACGAAGGTCGCGGAGTTCGTGCGGGCCGACACGGACGAGATCGTGTTCACCAAGAACGCCTCCGAAGCGCTCAACCTGATGGCCAACGTGCTGGCCTGGAAGTCGCCGTACCAGGTGGGCGCCGGCGACGAGATCGTCATCACCGCGATGGAGCACCACTCGAACATCGTGCCGTGGCAGCTGCTGGCGGAGCGGACCGGCGCCCGGCTGCGCTGGTTCGGCCTCACCGACGAGGGCAGGCTCGACCTGTCCACTATGGACGACCTGATCAACGAGCGGACGAAGGTCGTCGCGCTGGCGCACGTGTCCAACATGCTGGGCACGGTCAACCCGGTGGCGCGGATCGCCGAACGGGCGCACCAGGTCGGGGCGCTGGTCGTGCTGGACGCGTCGCAGGCCGTGCCGCACATGCGGTACGACGTGGCCGCGACGGGCGCCGACGCCATCGCGTTCACCGGCCACAAGATGGGCGGCCCCACCGGCATCGGCGTGCTGTGGGGACGGCGGGACCTGCTCGCGGAGCTGCCCCCGTTCCTGGGCGGCGGTGAGATGATCGAGTCGGTCCGGCTGGAACGGAGCACGTACGCGCAGCCGCCGCACCGGTTCGAGGCGGGCACGCCCCCGATCGCGCAGGCCGTGGGCCTCGGCGCGGCGGTGGACTACCTGACGTCGATCGGCATGGACAACGTCGCCGAGCACGAGCGCGCCGTGACGGACTACGCGTTGCGCGGCCTGGCCGGGGTGCCGGGGCTGCGGATCCTGGGGCC
This is a stretch of genomic DNA from Saccharothrix ecbatanensis. It encodes these proteins:
- a CDS encoding thioesterase domain-containing protein; its protein translation is MLDRQAIERALCSIWEDLLAVEVTPDDDFFELGGYSLLLVDVVAEARKHGFTLTPNDVFDHKTPAAIAAVLLPDGSAAPERSDQSQSGADPDFAEVWAGGRSPVEVEPVPTLTPLVERGTGTPVFCFHWGAGNVRFLRDVVDTFRGDRPVYGVESVGMWSRERPSLSIVEMSTRYLREIREVQPHGPYLLVGPCAGGRIAFEIARQLEEVGEEVAVLALVNAMPPGTNELDAGWGLRDYYDFRLASLRQQFGVPNLGADRERVMERMVETAKIDAGMDPADLHWRQAVWAAGNFAQEHYEPRPYGGHAMIFQVAQSADREDADWGRVIASTEVRTFDAPDTLPLLRDPSFAEILAKKLAEFPA
- a CDS encoding MFS transporter, with product MGNNRVRSAIRTWAVEMVPNEGLARRLAVLAVVQAFGFGVFLTSSAIFFTQTIGLSATEVGIGLSVANVFGLLFAVPIGKLADRYGARHLLLGTYLALAVLFACYSLVGGFISFVVLTSLISIGETSSNPLRMTLTRASFPQEEQVRVGSQMRSLFNVGFMVGAMIAGAALTVGNRPAFYGVIAFTAAAQAFCAVITWRLNSPPHVRVRQDGPVKSRSGLRDVRFVGLALLCGVLELFQPILIVGLPLWIITSTGAPAGINAVLLVVDTALVFLLQVALSRGAETPAGSARILRRSGVLLAVCCVIFALSQDTGASIAVPLLLVGTVALVLGEISHAVGAFGLSLHLPPPGRQGEYQGVFALGRGVQQTVGPFLVTTLAVGLGRPGWGVLAVMFLVAGLLTVPLTRSAERAIEARTPKSAPDAVV
- a CDS encoding amino acid adenylation domain-containing protein encodes the protein MARARPDAVALVHGGTTVRYGELDRAADGHATRLAALGVGRGDVVPVLLPRSATLITTMLGILKVGAAYALLDVHWPDGRVQEVLDQLDARLVVASAEVSGRTTWTPPATLDAATLDAGPADFEPVEVDGGDPCCVFFTSGTTGRAKCVLTPHRAIVRLFRPGSFARFDADTVVPQAAPQPWDGFALELWSVLLSGGTSLLVDEPYLSAQTLRDGVARHGVDTAWITSSLFNMIVDEDPAAFRGMGQVMIGGERLSAPHVRRFLAAHPDIVLLNGYGPVESTVFATTHRISAADCDRPTGIPIGRPVPDTQVHVLDGTRPCEVGETGELCVAGDGLAIGYLGADDATAEKFVEVTIDGVPTRVYRTGDTGWWDADGLLHYAGRRDRQVKVRGHRVEPAEIERQVERALGARRCVVLPRRDAAGTVDGLVAFCVPAVDGDPLVGARDALSGVVVHYHLPDVVLAVAEFPLTGNGKLDEDALLALVPDSAVYVGGLAGEQDPLVVQVARVFAAVLDQAEVSPDVAFTALGGTSLGAGRVCARLAAELGRPVPVSRLLGNPTARALAGWLRSTGETGGEDTAPPVDVPLSPMQVGFLTRHLLEPDDRSGHCLGTWIVDGDLDRQAMNAALARVHHRHEALRAAYSPGRKPFAKAVDVPAPELTVMDEAPSVDAAVSALRAELRQQLDLRDGRVWRAALVPLSGQGGVFGYVVHHIAFDGWSEAVFARDLAAAYRGGLDHAPGLADTWSLRQDYLRHADLERQRAWAKEELRDLPQLVYPVGPDAPDHEPGRVEEVLTPADVAVLDAAADAAGVTRFVALLAAYGRALAELSGQDDFAVGVPVAQRADHRLHDVVGCHVDLVCVRLRGDAGSLTHVGDLVRRAFEAQDVGFGEVVRLVNPPRSSRTPLFQNLFAYQDNTPPDLPLDDVATRFLRQPYLGLPTEVQTDVWPTDDGGLRVVVGFLPAAVAVGFADDLAKRFADLVRARPETPEDAS
- a CDS encoding amino acid adenylation domain-containing protein; the encoded protein is MTTAARRLTGISTDVGSLTELFRRVAAGQPDAIAVVDGDETVDYAGLDAASDRLAASLAHAGVRPGDLVGLLLERSADIPIGILGVLKAGAAYVPLDPAYPAERIRYMVADAGVRVVAGDPALAESLDLPGIPVLPVRTAEVGPVPAPTTTEADPAYVIYTSGSTGKPKGCLVSHGNVLALLRAALPLFDVSESDRWALFHSFNFDVSVWEFWAAMASGATTVTVPQRIAQSPADFLALLAAERVTVLGQVPSVFRSLAKTYADGEPPELALRYLVFAGESVDLDVISAFLDGYRGAAPVAVNMYGPTETTVYATHRVLTAEDFTGRVRSPIGAALPHLTIEIRDEHATVLPDGEVGEMWIAGAGVAAGYLHRPELTAERFVTATGPSGPTRYYRTGDLARKLADGALEYIGRNDQQVKLRGYRIELDEVAAALRGHEAVRDVAVTVVSTPAGAQFLVACVVPMPGAPEKPAAVLREHAAGILPRYMVPDRYLLVPALPLTGSGKLDRDALRELATPRRPASR
- a CDS encoding DUF885 domain-containing protein, translated to MDDAARLADELFDVMLDTDPVNATLLGIPGRDHLLNDLSEEAQEATAARLQDIAARAHSLDRQTMSAEDRRTIAVVVHQTDAELNRIRSRAAEFTVTDLFIAPAAELLVMVPMAALPDAERAEAYLDRLAAIPAYLDQAAERHRMGVETGRVPVTRLVEAAVRQLDGYLTQAVDPFTTPTPDVPPPRFADRRDKVLAEAVRPAFARYRQVLAEEVAPHGRSVDQPGLCWLPNGKDTYAALARDHTTTDLPPEELHETGRHRMDALTREYVDIGGRALGVTDFPAILARLRDDRSLRWKDADELLAAARTAIARAEEAAPRWFGRLPTRSCVVAAAPESAGGGGPAGYYVPPSMDGAKPGTYYANTSRAEERDRYGIEAIAFHEAVPGHHLQLSLAQELTGLPMLRRTGVLTAYAEGWGLYVERLADEMGLYSDHVARLGMLSADSRRTARLVVDTGLHAFGWTREQAVSYLVENTTRPRVEIESDVDRFIALPGQALAYTVGQLEFQRIRANAERALGARFDVRRFHDVVLGSGSLPLPVLADTVAEWANVEAGLGEPGPERQAQ
- a CDS encoding cysteine desulfurase encodes the protein MNVESIREDFPILRRRLADDQPLVYLDSANTSQKPWQVIDAIAEHYRCHNANVARTVHQLGEEATAAYELGRTKVAEFVRADTDEIVFTKNASEALNLMANVLAWKSPYQVGAGDEIVITAMEHHSNIVPWQLLAERTGARLRWFGLTDEGRLDLSTMDDLINERTKVVALAHVSNMLGTVNPVARIAERAHQVGALVVLDASQAVPHMRYDVAATGADAIAFTGHKMGGPTGIGVLWGRRDLLAELPPFLGGGEMIESVRLERSTYAQPPHRFEAGTPPIAQAVGLGAAVDYLTSIGMDNVAEHERAVTDYALRGLAGVPGLRILGPATAEDRGGAISFTFQDVHPHDVSQVLDSLGIAVRAGHHCAAPAHQWFGVPATTRASSYLYTTFAEVDALIEGLERVRGFFVR